The Stutzerimonas stutzeri genome segment ACTACCTGCAATACCTGATCTACCTGGTAGCGCTGCGCCGCTTCCTGCGTCAGCGCCTGGCCGATTTCCGCGACGAGCAGCTGGGTGGAGCCTTCTACCTGTTCCTGCGCGGGATGCCCGAGGCGGGTGTGTATTTCGCACGGCCCGATGATGCCTTGCTCGATGCGCTGGATCGCCTGTTCGAGGAGGGGCGATGAGTGCCTGCACGGCCCTTTGGTCATTATTTTTTAGGAGCGTCCGATGACCTTCGCTGATCTGCCGCTTGGCCCGCTGGAGCGTGCGTTCGTTGCGAGCCTTCAGCGCCTCGAACCGCTGACGCCAGATGAGGTGCTGGTCGCCGCGGCACTGTGCTGTGAGGCGCTGGCAGCCGGAGATGTCTGCCTGCCGCTTCAGCGATTCGCCGGCCAACGTCCCTGGCCGGAGGTCGATCTCAGCCTGCCGTCGCTGGAGAAATGGCGGGCCCAGCTGGAGGCCTCGCCGCTGGTCGGCAGGGCGGACGACTACTCGCCGCTGACCCTGGTCGGTGACCGGCTCTATCTCGCCCGTTACCAAGCCTACGAACAACAGCTGGCCGAGCAATTGCTGACCCGCGCCGCAGACGCACCGGACGTCGACGAAGCGCGGCTGAGCGACAGCCTGGCGCGCTTGTTTGCCTTCAACCAGCAACGCCCCGACTGGCAGCGATTAGCGGCGGCCCAGGCGGTACGTCGGCGCCTTGCGGTGATCTCCGGCGGCCCCGGCACCGGCAAGACCACCACCGTGGTGCGCCTGCTGGCAGCGCTGCTGGAGCAGCCGGGCGGCGAGCGCCTGGCCATCGGCCTCGCCGCCCCCACCGGCAAGGCGGCGGCGCGTATGGCCGAAGCGATCCGTAACGCCAAGGCCGAGTTGCCAGTCAGCGATGCCATAAAGGAAGCCTTGCCGGACGACGCACGGACCCTGCACCGCCTGCTCGGCAGCCGCGGCGACAGCCCGAAAGTACGCCACGACGCGGCCAACCCGTTGGCGCTGGATGTGTTGGTCGTCGATGAAGCCTCGATGGTCGACCTGGCGCTAATGGCCAAGCTGGTCGCCGCGCTGCCACCGAAGGCGCGGCTGATCCTGCTCGGCGACAAGGATCAGCTGGCGGCGGTAGAGGCCGGCGCGGTGTTCGCCGAACTCTGCGAAGGGCGCGGTTTCGATGCCGAGGCGGCCGCGGATCTCGAGCGCATCACCGGCCAGCCCGTAGCGGTCGAGACGCCGCGCTCGCGCCTTGGCGATGCGGTGGTGTTGCTGACCCACAGCCACCGTTTCGCCGGCGACAGCGGCATCGGCGAACTGGCGCGGCGGATCAATGCTGGCGACGCCAAGGGTACGGTTGCGCTGCTGCAGGAGGGGCGCGCAGATCTCGCCTGGAACGAGGCGCCCAGCCCCGCGGCGCTGATCGAACGGCTCGAGCAGGGCTATTCGCCCTATCTGCAGGCCGCGCGGCAGGCTGATCCATCCGCTGCGTTCGAGGTCTTCAACGGCTTCCGTGCGCTGACCGCCCAGCGTGAAGGCGCCTTTGGCGTCAGCGGCATCAACGAAGCGCTGGAGGCGCGCTTCAAGCGCCGCTTCGGAGTGGCGAGCCGCGAGCGCTGGTATCCCGGCCGCGCGGTGATGGTGCGGCAGAACGATTACGCGCTGGGCCTGTTCAACGGCGACATCGGTCTGTGTCTGAAAACCGAACAGGGCCTGCGGGTGTTCTTCGAGGGCGACGAGGGCTTTCGCGGCTTCGCACCGGCGCGGCTGCCGAGCCATGACAGTGCCTTTGCCATGACGGTGCACAAGAGCCAGGGCTCGGAGTTCGCCGAGGTGTTGCTGGCGCTGCCCGAGCAACCCAGCCCGTTGCTGACGCGTTCGCTGTTGTACACCGGCATCACCCGGGCCAAGCGCAAGGTGGAGATCTGGGCACTGCCGGCACGGCTGGCCGAAGCGGTCATCACCCGCGCCGAGCGGGCTGCTGGGCTCGCCGAACGACTAAGCTTGGGGGAGGTAACGCGCACGCCCACGCCGCCCGGCATGCCGACGCCCGCCGGTGCGCCAGCCGGTGATCAACTCAGTTTGTTCTGATGAACGCGGCTACCCGAGGCCGGCGCTTGCTCCGGCCGCAAACCTGCCGCTTGCGGGGTTCCGATTGCGCGAAGGCCGCCGCAGACGCATGCGGCGGGTTCGGGTAGGGTGCATCAGCCGTTCAGGGGGAGATCGATCGTGTCGATGACGGGACACTGGAGCCTTGGGTTGCTGCTGAGTGTGGCGCTCAGCCTCGGCGCTCATGGTGCGGACGTGCGGCTGGTGACCGGCGACGATTATGCCCCGCTCACGGGAAAGTCGCTCGCGGGGTCCGGCGTGTTGTCGGAGGTGGTG includes the following:
- the recD gene encoding exodeoxyribonuclease V subunit alpha, whose product is MTFADLPLGPLERAFVASLQRLEPLTPDEVLVAAALCCEALAAGDVCLPLQRFAGQRPWPEVDLSLPSLEKWRAQLEASPLVGRADDYSPLTLVGDRLYLARYQAYEQQLAEQLLTRAADAPDVDEARLSDSLARLFAFNQQRPDWQRLAAAQAVRRRLAVISGGPGTGKTTTVVRLLAALLEQPGGERLAIGLAAPTGKAAARMAEAIRNAKAELPVSDAIKEALPDDARTLHRLLGSRGDSPKVRHDAANPLALDVLVVDEASMVDLALMAKLVAALPPKARLILLGDKDQLAAVEAGAVFAELCEGRGFDAEAAADLERITGQPVAVETPRSRLGDAVVLLTHSHRFAGDSGIGELARRINAGDAKGTVALLQEGRADLAWNEAPSPAALIERLEQGYSPYLQAARQADPSAAFEVFNGFRALTAQREGAFGVSGINEALEARFKRRFGVASRERWYPGRAVMVRQNDYALGLFNGDIGLCLKTEQGLRVFFEGDEGFRGFAPARLPSHDSAFAMTVHKSQGSEFAEVLLALPEQPSPLLTRSLLYTGITRAKRKVEIWALPARLAEAVITRAERAAGLAERLSLGEVTRTPTPPGMPTPAGAPAGDQLSLF